TCGACACCGTCGAAAATGGCGGAGCCGGTGACGATGAGGTCGGACTGCATTGCGGCGAGCTCGCCGACGTTGTCCTTCTTCACCGCACCATCGATCGCAAGCACAAGTTCAGGTTTGGCATCGCGCAGTTGGCTGATGCGATCGGCCACGACATCGAAGTATGTTTGTTTACCAGTGTCAGGTCCGATGGAAAGGAGGAAAACCACATCGCAGAGGTCGAGGTAAGGCAGCAGCTCCTCGATGGGTGTGGTGGGGTAAATGCCGGCACTGGCCAGGCAGCCCGCTTCGCGGATGCTGGTGAGGGTGGCGGCGACATCATCGCATTGTTCAATCTGCACGGTGATGATGTCTGCTCCGGCAGCGGCGAAATCGGCCACGTGCTTCTCAGGATGGGAGGTCAGCAGGTGGACGTCTTTCAGGAGGTCGGTTTTCAGTCCGGCGAGGAAGCCGGATCCGACGGAAATCTTGGGCCACACAGTGCCGTCCATGACATCGAGATGGAGTAGCTGAATGCCCTCGCTCTCAAGGATCTGAATATCGTTGGCTTGGTGCATCATGTCACCGGTCAGGGTGCCAATGCTAAGCTGGGGAGCTCCGCTGGTGACGGACTTCAGGCGGTCGAGTTTGTCGCTGTGTGGCATAATCTTGAAAAAAAGTGAATCCGGCCGATCGCAGGGATCGGCCGGATTGCTGATTGTTTGTTAGGCTTCGTTCTTCACGGTGTTGAAGACGTCGAATGCCTCGGCTGGAGTGGCGTTGTTGTGCACCACTTCCTTCACGGCTTTCATCATCGCGAGGGGAGCCTCGGACTGGAAGACGTTGCGGCCCATGTCGACACCTGCGGCGCCGCACTGGATCGCTTTGTGGCAGAGCTCGAGAGCTTCGAGCTCAGGAAGCTTCTTACCACCGGCGATGACCACAGGAACGGGGCAGGCTGCCACGACGTTCTCGAAGCCTTCGGTGTAGTATGTTTTCACGATGGAAGCACCGTTCTCAGCGCAAACGCGGGAAGCGAGGCCGAAGTAACGTGAGTCACGAGCCATGTCTTTACCCACGGCGGTCACACCCATGACGGGGATGCCGTATTTGTTTCCGATATCGACCAGCTTGCTGAAGTTGGCGATGGTGGATGCCTCGGTGTCGGCATCACCGATGGCGAGCATAGCGGCCATGGCGGATACGTTCATGCTGATGGCTTCCGCTTCGGAAATGAGCACGTTGTGGTTCATTTCGGTGAGGATGGTGGTGCCGGTATCTGTGCGCAGACAGATTGGCTTGGTGTTTTCCGCAGGGATGGAGGTGCGGATCATGCCGCGGCAACCCATCAAGCAGTCAGCTTCCTCGGCGAGAGGAGCGATGTTGAGGTCGATGCGCTCAAGACCGGAAGTGGGTCCCATGAGGAAACCGTGGTCGAAAGCAAGCATCACGGTGCGTCCGGACTTGCGGTTGAAGATGCGAGACATGCGGTTTTTTACGCCCCAGGAAGCACTGTTCATGCCTTTGAGGTAAAACTTGCTGGTGTCTGCGGGTGTGTTGAGACCGAAGTTGTCTCCGTCTCTGATGTCGTCTAAGTCAGCCATAGTATTGGTATTGGGTTAGTTGTGGTGGTTAGGGTTGTGTTTTCTAGGAAAGAAAGGGTGTTGTTAGGCCTCGATCATGCTGATCAGCTTGGCCACTGCGGTCTCGACAAATTTCGGATCTTCCGCGGTGAGCTCAAGTGCTTCCACTTCCACTTGTGATGGAAGTTCCTTCTGGAGCGCGTCCCAGTAGGCGGCGTCGAGGTCGGTGTTGTAAAGCTCACCACCTTCGGCCGAGTAGCTCGACACACCTTTGAGGGGCATGAGGAAGGCGGTGTTCTTTTGGGAGTATTGCAGGCGCTCGCCGATGCAGGCGGCGACTCTGGCTTGTTCCTCGGCATTGAGGCGGGGAACAAAGACATAGGGGGTGTGCCAGGTGATCTGGTGGTCTTCGTAGCCGGCAGGAACCTGGCTGGGTTTGTCGACCAAGATCCCGAGGTGCTCGGACCCGCCGGGGCAGATGACCTGCGGCAGTCCCAGCTTACCGGCGACCGTGAGGCGGTCTGGTCCGCTGGAGCGCAGGGCTCCGAATACTCCGTCGGCAATTTCACCCATGGCGTAATCGAAGACGGCGGTGATGATGCCTTCGCGCATCATCTGCTCCATGGCTTCGCCACCGGCACCAATGGCATGGAAGGTGATCACCTCGTAGCCTGCGTCTTCGAACAGCTTGATGGCATGCATCGCGCCCTTGGTGAGCACGCCGAGATTGGACATGCCGATCACGCCTTTGGCTTCGGACTTGGTGATGCTGCGCTCCACCTGTGCCATGCCCCAAGCGGCTGCGGCGGCATTGGCAAGGATCTTGCGGGAGAAAACGTTCAGTCCGAGGATGTCGGATACCGCGAACATCATGGTGATGTCCTTGATGCCGACAAAGGGGCCGACGTCGCCGGAGGCGGCGGTGGACAGCATCACCTTCGGGAAGCCGTAGGGCAGGGCCTGAAGGATGGGCGCGCAGGCGGATGTGCCCTGGGTGCCGCCGAGGGTGACAATGCCATCGATTTTACCATCTTCCTGCAGTCCGGTGATGACCTTGGTGGCACCGGCGAGGATGAATGGGCTGGCTTTTTCGCGGCTGGGGTTTTCCAACAGCTCGGCCAGATTGCCACCACCGGTGCTGACGATTTCCTCTTTGGAAATGTCAGCCTGAATCGAAGAATCACCAACCAGACCGATATCGATCAGTAGGGCTTTGCCGCCGAGGCGTTCGATTTCCTGACGCATGAAGTCAGCTTCATCGGCCTTGGTGTCGAGGGTGGCGAGGATGGCGATTGTTTTCATAAGGTGGGTGGCTGGTGAGAGGGGGTGATTATTTGGAAAAGCGCAGATCGGCGAAGTCTTTGGCTGCTTTGGAAACAGCCTGCTCCACAGGCAGACGCTCAGTGGACGAACCGGTCCAGAAGCCGTGTCCAGTGGTGTTATCGAGGATATACTGGGCGTCGGCTGGTTTTTCCAGAGCCGCACCGTGGGCGACGAGAATGACGTCCGGGTGCACCTCGCGGCACTTGGCGTAGGCTTCCTCAGTGACGGCTGCTGTTTCGTCCAGAGTCATGCCGCCGGAGTAACCTTTGAGGCCACCCTGGGTCGTTCCGGCGTGGAAGCAGAAGATGTGTGGCTTGGCTTCGCCGCAGATGCGAACGGAGTCTTCCAGAGTGAAACCGAGACCGACGGAAACCATGTCCATTTCCTCACGGGCGTATTTCAGCATTTCGATTTCATTGTCGAGGGTGATGCCCGCGGAGCTCATCACTTTGAAGATTTCGGAGTCCTTATCGACGTATGAGATGGACGGTCCGATGTTGGAGACCGAGTTGACACCCATGTCCTTGCACTGCTGGAGCACCATGTGCATGTCTTTCAGTGGGTCGTTGGCGTTGAGGCAGGCGCAGACGAATGCTTTACCGTCGAGTGCCGGCATGATGTCTTCGCGGGTGTAGTCGAGCGTCTGCTTGTTGGAGTCGAGGATGGGCCACATCATGGACATGGTGCCCATGCCGTTGGCGCGCAGGCGGGCTCCGGAGAAGGTGTTGATGCAGTCGGTGCCAGCCGCTTCCTGAAGCTTGGCGACCAGGCCGCTACCCGCTGAGGAGATCATGATAGGCTCGCGAGCGTCGACTTTGCGCTTGAGGTTCGCCAGGATTTGTTCGGTGGAAATGCGTTTTGTAATCATAATGATGAAATAGGTTAATGCCTAGTGTTGCGTCTATTTCTAGGTCAGATGGCTTGGGTTGTCATGAAAAATCAGTGCAAAATTATGTATAAAATGGTCAGGTGGCCTATTGGGCTTTGAAGCGCGACCGATACGATGACGGTGGTTCTTTCATGATTCGGGTGAACTCTCGCGAGAAGTGGCTTTGATCAGAAAAGCCGCAGGCGTAGCTGATTTCGGCGAAGCTTTGAGTCGTTTGCACGATCTTGTGGCAGGCTTCCTGCACCTTGAGGTGGCGGATGTATTCCTTGGGGGACATGCCAAAGCAGGCTCTGAATTTGCGCTGAAACGAGCTCAGCGAGAGGTTGGCTTCACCGGCTAGTTTAGTGATGGCGATGTTCTCTCTGAACGACTCATGCATCAGCTTGAGGGCATCGCCCAACTCGTCGTGCTGCTGCAGAGCGGCGTTGCTTTGACTGAATGGTCGGGTGACACCGATGATCCCGCACATTTCACCCTTGGTGTTGTGCAGCGGCTTTTTGTTGGTCGCCGACCAGTCGACAAATCCGTTGCCCGTGGGTACGAGCTCGATCCGGTTGAGAATCGATTGCTCGGTCTCCAGAATCTTCAAATCGTCCTCTCGGATAGAGTTGACGATGTGCTCAGGCATAAAGTCATCGTCTTTCTTGCCAAGGATCTCGGTGCCGTCATCGACACCGAAGATATTGAGCAGACGCTTGTTGAAGGCGACATACCTGAGCTCGAGATCTTTGACGAAAAAGGTGAAGCCCGAAAGATCGTCAAAAATCGTCGAGAGGTGATCACTAATGTGATTGTCTTGAAAATATTGGTCGTTCTGCACGCCTTGAAAAAAGCAGAGGACCTCGCCGATGGAAAGCGTTTATCCTGCCAGGAATTTCGCCACCATGGCATTCAGCGCCAGAGCGTAGCCTTGGCCATCGTGATAGCGCGGTGGCAGCTCGCCGGTTTGCACATCGGGGAGATGCGCGCTAATCACATCGGCCGTGGATTGCGGGTGCAGTTCGTCGCGACTGGTGGTCAGCACCAGGGCACGATTGCCAATTTGCGAGAGCTGTTCCGGATCGGAAAATGGAGCGTCCTGCCACATTTTATAGAGCACGGCGGTGGATGCCGGGGTGAGGGGGTGCTGGAACAGGGCGCCAATGGAGTTGGCCACCGGTTTGTTCTGCGCATCGAGCTCTTGGAAATCCGGGTCGGCCAGGAGTTTTTCACGGGCGAACTCGACACCACCTTCTTCGATCCACTGACCGACATAAGCGACCAGTTTCAGATGCTCCGGCTGCTTCTCGTTCAGCCACGACGGACGCAGCAGGATGATTTTTTTGACTCGCTCAGGATATCGTAATGCCAGGTTGAGCGTGATGCCGGAACCCATGGAAAGACCTCCGATGTTCGATGACTCAATCCCCAGATGATCCATCAGCTCGACCACCAGATCGGCGAAACGATCGAAGTTCAGCTCGCTGGGATCGAAATCCTGACTGTCGCCGTGGCCGGGCATATCCGGGGCGATGACGAAGTTGTTTTCGAGATGGGGGAAAGCTGAAGTCGTCTGCACGCTGCCAGCGCCGAGGCCGTGCAGAAAGATCAGCGGGGTGTCGTTTTGATTACCTGTGGTTTGGTAGGAAAGAAGCATGAAGCTGAGACAATATCGATTAGCGAAGGATGTAAAGAATGACCATCAAGGCATGACAAATACTCCCTGAGAGCACAAAGAGGTGCCAGATCGCGTGGTTGAATCGCAGCTTGTTCCAGACGAAGAAGATTACTCCCAGTGAGTAAAATAACCCACCGGCGACGAGTAAAACGATGCCAGGTGTGGGCAGTGCTTTCAGCAGGGGGCCGAAGGCGAAGACTGCGAGCCAGCCCATGATGAGATAAAGCGCCGTCGAGAGCCAGTGCTCCCGATTGTTTTTCATGAAGGCTTTCACCATAACACCGGCGATGGCCATGAACCAGACGATGCCAAACAGGCTCCATCCCCAAGCACCACGTAGCGTCACCAGGGTGATTGGCGTATAGGAACCGGCGATGAGCAGGTAGATCGCGGCGTGATCCACGACCTGGAAAAACGATTTGCTCCGCGGTGAAACCATCGTGTGGTAGAGCGTCGATGACAGATAGAGCAGCACCAGCGTGGATCCAAAAATGGCACCCCCGGTGATCTTCCAGGGGTCGTCACCGGATACGACGAT
This Oceaniferula flava DNA region includes the following protein-coding sequences:
- the lsrF gene encoding 3-hydroxy-5-phosphonooxypentane-2,4-dione thiolase, giving the protein MADLDDIRDGDNFGLNTPADTSKFYLKGMNSASWGVKNRMSRIFNRKSGRTVMLAFDHGFLMGPTSGLERIDLNIAPLAEEADCLMGCRGMIRTSIPAENTKPICLRTDTGTTILTEMNHNVLISEAEAISMNVSAMAAMLAIGDADTEASTIANFSKLVDIGNKYGIPVMGVTAVGKDMARDSRYFGLASRVCAENGASIVKTYYTEGFENVVAACPVPVVIAGGKKLPELEALELCHKAIQCGAAGVDMGRNVFQSEAPLAMMKAVKEVVHNNATPAEAFDVFNTVKNEA
- the trhA gene encoding PAQR family membrane homeostasis protein TrhA, with the protein product MTDLSSIPEKIRSELCESGPEELASTITHGLGFLLSVAALVIMIVVSGDDPWKITGGAIFGSTLVLLYLSSTLYHTMVSPRSKSFFQVVDHAAIYLLIAGSYTPITLVTLRGAWGWSLFGIVWFMAIAGVMVKAFMKNNREHWLSTALYLIMGWLAVFAFGPLLKALPTPGIVLLVAGGLFYSLGVIFFVWNKLRFNHAIWHLFVLSGSICHALMVILYILR
- a CDS encoding AraC family transcriptional regulator, which produces MQNDQYFQDNHISDHLSTIFDDLSGFTFFVKDLELRYVAFNKRLLNIFGVDDGTEILGKKDDDFMPEHIVNSIREDDLKILETEQSILNRIELVPTGNGFVDWSATNKKPLHNTKGEMCGIIGVTRPFSQSNAALQQHDELGDALKLMHESFRENIAITKLAGEANLSLSSFQRKFRACFGMSPKEYIRHLKVQEACHKIVQTTQSFAEISYACGFSDQSHFSREFTRIMKEPPSSYRSRFKAQ
- a CDS encoding ribulose-phosphate 3-epimerase, whose protein sequence is MPHSDKLDRLKSVTSGAPQLSIGTLTGDMMHQANDIQILESEGIQLLHLDVMDGTVWPKISVGSGFLAGLKTDLLKDVHLLTSHPEKHVADFAAAGADIITVQIEQCDDVAATLTSIREAGCLASAGIYPTTPIEELLPYLDLCDVVFLLSIGPDTGKQTYFDVVADRISQLRDAKPELVLAIDGAVKKDNVGELAAMQSDLIVTGSAIFDGVDPSANIQAMTASINNQ
- a CDS encoding phosphoenolpyruvate hydrolase family protein is translated as MITKRISTEQILANLKRKVDAREPIMISSAGSGLVAKLQEAAGTDCINTFSGARLRANGMGTMSMMWPILDSNKQTLDYTREDIMPALDGKAFVCACLNANDPLKDMHMVLQQCKDMGVNSVSNIGPSISYVDKDSEIFKVMSSAGITLDNEIEMLKYAREEMDMVSVGLGFTLEDSVRICGEAKPHIFCFHAGTTQGGLKGYSGGMTLDETAAVTEEAYAKCREVHPDVILVAHGAALEKPADAQYILDNTTGHGFWTGSSTERLPVEQAVSKAAKDFADLRFSK
- a CDS encoding alpha/beta fold hydrolase, with translation MLLSYQTTGNQNDTPLIFLHGLGAGSVQTTSAFPHLENNFVIAPDMPGHGDSQDFDPSELNFDRFADLVVELMDHLGIESSNIGGLSMGSGITLNLALRYPERVKKIILLRPSWLNEKQPEHLKLVAYVGQWIEEGGVEFAREKLLADPDFQELDAQNKPVANSIGALFQHPLTPASTAVLYKMWQDAPFSDPEQLSQIGNRALVLTTSRDELHPQSTADVISAHLPDVQTGELPPRYHDGQGYALALNAMVAKFLAG
- a CDS encoding Tm-1-like ATP-binding domain-containing protein: MKTIAILATLDTKADEADFMRQEIERLGGKALLIDIGLVGDSSIQADISKEEIVSTGGGNLAELLENPSREKASPFILAGATKVITGLQEDGKIDGIVTLGGTQGTSACAPILQALPYGFPKVMLSTAASGDVGPFVGIKDITMMFAVSDILGLNVFSRKILANAAAAAWGMAQVERSITKSEAKGVIGMSNLGVLTKGAMHAIKLFEDAGYEVITFHAIGAGGEAMEQMMREGIITAVFDYAMGEIADGVFGALRSSGPDRLTVAGKLGLPQVICPGGSEHLGILVDKPSQVPAGYEDHQITWHTPYVFVPRLNAEEQARVAACIGERLQYSQKNTAFLMPLKGVSSYSAEGGELYNTDLDAAYWDALQKELPSQVEVEALELTAEDPKFVETAVAKLISMIEA